In a genomic window of Streptomyces koelreuteriae:
- a CDS encoding anti-sigma factor antagonist (This anti-anti-sigma factor, or anti-sigma factor antagonist, belongs to a family that includes characterized members SpoIIAA, RsbV, RsfA, and RsfB.) translates to MRQEPAPLTRHLRVRQERGHTVLEFRGEIDLAAATEIAPHLDRETNRRAARVVIDLSRIEFFDCSGLRLLYRARSRVLDRDGHLLLVCAHPLTLRVLRLTGLSRLLPPQPTLDAALEQPEATSGSV, encoded by the coding sequence GTGCGGCAGGAACCTGCACCGCTCACCCGGCATCTGCGCGTCCGCCAGGAACGCGGTCACACCGTGCTGGAGTTCCGCGGCGAGATCGACCTCGCCGCGGCCACGGAGATCGCCCCGCACCTGGACCGCGAGACGAACCGCCGCGCCGCCCGGGTCGTGATCGACCTCAGCCGGATCGAGTTCTTCGACTGCTCAGGGCTCCGGTTGCTGTACCGGGCCAGGAGCCGGGTCCTCGACCGGGACGGGCACCTGCTCCTCGTCTGCGCCCACCCGCTGACCCTGCGGGTGCTGCGCCTCACCGGCCTGTCCCGGCTGCTGCCGCCGCAGCCGACGCTGGACGCCGCACTGGAACAGCCGGAGGCCACGTCCGGCTCGGTGTGA
- a CDS encoding DUF4230 domain-containing protein — protein MTTPVKRLPRRMPGWAKVVGALVLVLIVFFAGIRLSVIPGLKDLFGTDTHDRSGPALLKSIQDISRYDAASGNFQVVVDLEKDARFLPDAIRGTRTLYVGAGTVDAYVDLGKVGENDVKVNGDRTSATLRLPHARLGKPALDPDRSYAVSKQRGLFDRLGDLFSDNPNGEQAVQKLAVRHIGDAAKESELTARAEKNATGMLEGLLRSLGFKEVRVSYGN, from the coding sequence ATGACGACTCCCGTCAAGCGCCTCCCCAGGCGCATGCCCGGCTGGGCCAAGGTGGTGGGCGCGCTCGTCCTGGTGCTCATCGTGTTCTTCGCCGGGATCCGGCTCAGTGTGATCCCGGGCCTGAAGGACCTGTTCGGCACCGACACCCACGACCGGTCCGGCCCCGCGCTGCTGAAGTCCATCCAGGACATCAGCCGTTACGACGCCGCCTCCGGCAACTTCCAGGTCGTCGTGGACCTGGAGAAGGACGCCAGGTTCCTGCCCGACGCGATCCGCGGCACCCGCACCCTGTACGTCGGCGCGGGCACCGTCGACGCCTACGTCGACCTGGGCAAGGTCGGCGAGAACGACGTGAAGGTCAACGGCGACCGCACGTCCGCCACGCTCCGGCTGCCGCACGCGCGATTGGGCAAGCCGGCCCTCGACCCCGACCGCTCCTACGCCGTCTCCAAGCAGCGCGGCCTCTTCGACCGCCTCGGCGACCTCTTCTCGGACAATCCCAACGGTGAGCAGGCCGTGCAGAAACTCGCGGTACGGCACATCGGCGACGCGGCGAAGGAGAGCGAGCTGACCGCACGCGCCGAGAAGAACGCCACCGGCATGCTCGAAGGTCTGCTGCGCTCCCTGGGCTTCAAGGAGGTGCGCGTGTCGTACGGGAACTGA
- a CDS encoding VanZ family protein: MASAASRPRTVGSGSERRPLPLPVRLLAMLCAFTFMVAFAVVLARLTLQPSPASEALTHTNLRPGDSLKAYLDQPELRDAFRQIGGNILLGVPFGILVPVVAPRTRGILRVLLMTAIVMLLVEFAQGALVTGRAFDIDDVILNTSGALIGYLLLGRRLSRAVHARRPRRGRAERKPSAEKA, from the coding sequence ATGGCCAGTGCAGCCTCACGTCCCCGTACCGTCGGGTCCGGGAGCGAGCGACGCCCACTCCCCCTGCCCGTCCGGCTGCTGGCGATGCTGTGCGCCTTCACGTTCATGGTCGCCTTCGCCGTGGTGCTGGCGCGGCTGACCCTGCAGCCCTCGCCCGCCTCGGAGGCACTGACCCACACCAACCTGCGACCCGGCGACTCGCTGAAGGCCTATCTCGACCAGCCGGAACTGCGGGACGCCTTCCGCCAGATCGGCGGCAACATCCTGCTCGGCGTCCCCTTCGGCATCCTCGTGCCCGTCGTCGCGCCCCGCACCCGCGGCATTCTGCGCGTCCTGCTGATGACCGCGATCGTGATGCTGCTGGTGGAGTTCGCCCAGGGCGCCCTGGTCACCGGCCGCGCCTTCGACATCGACGACGTCATCCTCAACACGTCGGGCGCGCTGATCGGCTATCTGCTCCTCGGCCGCCGCCTGAGCCGGGCGGTCCACGCGCGCAGGCCCCGGCGCGGCCGGGCGGAGCGGAAGCCGTCGGCCGAGAAGGCCTAG
- a CDS encoding PHP domain-containing protein — MDPVKALDRIAFLLERSLAPTYRVRAFRTAARVLKELGDEEVRRRAADGSLESLKGVGPKTAQVVREALAGEEPGYLRTLEGEDAERPAVRGGERLRELLRGDCHLHSDWSDGGSPIEEMGRAAAALGHEWAALTDHSPRLTVARGLTAERLREQLDVVAELNETWAPFRLLTGIECDILEDGSLDQEPELLDRLDVVVVSVHSKLRMDARSMTRRMVAAVRDPHSDVLGHCTGRLVSGRGRPESEFDADEVFTACAETGTALEINSRPERLDPPRRLLRRAVDAGVLFSVDTDAHAPGQLDWQINGCARAEECGVPPERVVTTWSLPELLAWTRERRVPSGVAGG, encoded by the coding sequence ATGGATCCCGTCAAGGCACTGGACCGGATCGCCTTCCTGCTGGAGCGGTCCCTGGCACCGACGTACCGCGTGCGCGCCTTCCGTACGGCGGCCCGGGTGCTGAAGGAGCTGGGCGACGAGGAGGTCCGCCGGCGGGCGGCGGACGGTTCGCTGGAGTCGCTCAAGGGCGTCGGCCCGAAGACCGCGCAGGTGGTGCGGGAGGCGCTGGCCGGTGAGGAGCCCGGCTATCTGCGCACGCTGGAGGGCGAGGACGCGGAGCGGCCCGCCGTGCGGGGCGGCGAGCGGCTGCGGGAGCTGCTGCGCGGCGACTGCCATCTGCATTCCGACTGGTCGGACGGCGGCAGCCCGATCGAGGAGATGGGCCGGGCCGCGGCGGCGCTGGGCCACGAGTGGGCGGCGCTGACCGATCATTCGCCGCGGCTGACGGTGGCGCGTGGTCTCACGGCCGAGCGGCTGCGCGAGCAGCTGGACGTGGTCGCGGAGCTGAACGAGACCTGGGCGCCCTTCCGGCTGCTGACCGGCATCGAGTGCGACATCCTCGAGGACGGCTCCCTCGACCAGGAGCCGGAGCTGCTGGACCGGCTCGACGTCGTGGTGGTGTCGGTGCACTCCAAGCTGCGGATGGACGCCCGGTCGATGACCCGGCGGATGGTGGCCGCCGTCCGTGACCCGCACTCCGACGTGCTCGGGCACTGCACGGGGCGGCTGGTGAGCGGGCGGGGGCGGCCCGAGTCGGAGTTCGACGCGGACGAGGTGTTCACGGCGTGCGCGGAGACCGGGACGGCCCTGGAGATCAACAGCAGGCCGGAGCGGCTCGACCCGCCGCGGCGGCTGCTGCGCCGGGCCGTGGACGCGGGGGTGCTGTTCTCCGTCGACACCGACGCGCACGCGCCGGGGCAGCTGGACTGGCAGATCAACGGGTGCGCGCGGGCGGAGGAGTGCGGGGTGCCGCCGGAGCGTGTGGTGACGACGTGGTCCCTTCCTGAGTTGCTGGCCTGGACCCGTGAGCGGCGGGTGCCGTCCGGAGTGGCGGGCGGCTGA
- a CDS encoding HAD family hydrolase has translation MDSAERAAVFDVDGTLVDTNHLHVVAWWEALRQAGHQVPMHAVHRAVGLPSTDLVAHLLGDSRDQGQDAGISAAHKALYGQYVDRLPALPGAGPLLRRLHREGWAVVLATSAGGAELSALRRAVDADDAITATASADDVDEGKPSPEPVEHALELAGVHAERAVFVGDTVWDMLAGSRAGVRCVGLLCGGIPRADLEESGAAAVYADPAHLLSALRDSPLA, from the coding sequence ATGGACAGCGCCGAACGGGCGGCCGTGTTCGATGTCGACGGCACGCTGGTCGACACCAACCATCTGCACGTCGTGGCGTGGTGGGAGGCGTTGCGGCAGGCGGGCCACCAGGTGCCCATGCACGCCGTTCACCGGGCCGTGGGCCTGCCCTCCACCGACCTCGTCGCCCACCTGCTGGGCGACAGCCGCGACCAGGGCCAAGACGCCGGCATCAGCGCGGCCCACAAGGCGCTCTACGGGCAGTACGTCGACCGGCTGCCCGCGCTGCCGGGGGCCGGGCCGCTGCTGCGCCGGCTGCACCGGGAGGGCTGGGCGGTGGTGCTGGCCACCTCGGCGGGCGGCGCCGAACTGAGCGCGCTGCGCCGGGCCGTCGACGCGGACGACGCCATCACCGCCACGGCGAGCGCCGACGACGTCGACGAGGGCAAGCCGTCCCCCGAGCCGGTCGAGCACGCGCTGGAGCTGGCCGGGGTGCATGCCGAGCGGGCGGTCTTCGTCGGCGACACGGTGTGGGACATGCTCGCGGGCAGCCGCGCCGGGGTGCGCTGTGTGGGCCTGCTGTGCGGCGGCATCCCGCGCGCCGACCTGGAGGAGTCCGGCGCCGCCGCGGTCTACGCCGACCCGGCGCATCTGCTGTCCGCCCTCCGCGACAGTCCCCTGGCATGA
- a CDS encoding FUSC family protein: MTRVRSAVRRAGVSLPFRRGKDAGTPADEGQGEIRALEQGVRGARPLDAVGRESRAAWDALRAAWKGPGRERDLVVQSLKAAAAAVLAWLVGGVWMGDPLALMAPWVALVLVQATVYSSLVQGARQFGAICVGTVLASAALALTGDTTGALALSVPVLMLLANWSRFGDQGIYAATTALFTLTAGSVSMSGVGHRVGQAALGAVIGLAVNALVLPPVHLRDVRENLAGLAREAGDVLRTVAADLREGEWDAGTAAGWLSASSRLDNRLEALRSARRWSQESLRLTYGPLRRLHRVPHGGALPPVDEDERFGRVTGHVTALTRALAVSVDDSRTPAPPEGPALQAYARLLDLIGEACHTEADSLLDGSVRPRPDEETEEAMRELHQELQEKLRRHAGEGAAHTAVLGTLLLQAENLWAETIPAETVPDDRGR, from the coding sequence ATGACGCGCGTGAGGAGTGCGGTGCGGCGGGCCGGGGTGTCTCTGCCCTTCCGCCGGGGGAAGGACGCGGGCACCCCGGCCGATGAGGGCCAGGGAGAGATCCGCGCGCTGGAGCAGGGGGTCCGCGGTGCGCGGCCCCTGGACGCGGTGGGGCGGGAGAGCCGGGCCGCCTGGGACGCCCTGCGCGCGGCCTGGAAGGGGCCCGGGCGGGAACGCGATCTGGTCGTCCAGTCGCTGAAGGCCGCCGCGGCCGCGGTGCTGGCGTGGCTGGTGGGCGGCGTATGGATGGGAGACCCGCTGGCGCTGATGGCGCCCTGGGTGGCCCTGGTGCTGGTGCAGGCGACCGTCTACAGCTCGCTGGTGCAGGGCGCGCGGCAGTTCGGGGCGATCTGCGTCGGCACCGTGCTGGCCTCGGCCGCACTGGCGCTCACCGGTGACACGACGGGCGCGCTGGCCCTGTCCGTCCCGGTGCTGATGCTGCTCGCGAACTGGTCCCGCTTCGGCGACCAGGGCATCTACGCGGCGACCACCGCCCTGTTCACCCTCACCGCGGGCTCCGTGAGCATGTCCGGCGTCGGGCACCGGGTGGGGCAGGCGGCGCTGGGCGCCGTCATCGGCCTCGCGGTCAACGCGCTCGTCCTGCCGCCGGTCCATCTGCGGGACGTACGGGAGAACCTGGCGGGCCTCGCCCGGGAGGCGGGCGACGTCCTGCGCACCGTCGCCGCCGATCTGCGCGAGGGCGAGTGGGACGCGGGGACCGCGGCCGGCTGGCTCAGCGCGTCGTCCCGGCTGGACAACCGCCTGGAGGCGCTGCGCTCGGCACGCCGGTGGAGCCAGGAGAGTCTGCGCCTGACCTACGGCCCGTTGCGGCGCCTGCACCGCGTGCCGCACGGGGGCGCGCTGCCGCCGGTGGACGAGGACGAGCGGTTCGGCCGCGTCACCGGGCACGTCACCGCGCTGACCCGGGCCCTGGCGGTGTCGGTGGACGACAGCCGGACGCCCGCCCCGCCCGAGGGCCCGGCCCTCCAGGCGTACGCGCGTCTGCTGGATCTGATCGGGGAGGCCTGCCACACCGAGGCGGACAGTCTGCTCGACGGCAGTGTGCGGCCCCGTCCGGACGAGGAGACCGAGGAGGCGATGCGGGAGCTGCACCAGGAGCTGCAGGAGAAGCTGCGCCGGCACGCCGGGGAGGGGGCCGCGCACACGGCGGTCCTGGGCACGCTGCTGCTCCAGGCGGAGAACCTGTGGGCCGAGACGATTCCCGCCGAGACCGTCCCGGACGACCGGGGGCGGTGA
- a CDS encoding SDR family oxidoreductase — translation MSSRTGKRIVVTGATGNVGTSVVRLLSEDPDVASVLGLARRIPEWSPPKTDWSAVDLAFAESDLVERFTGADAVVHLAWAFQPTHDPAKTWRTNVLGSMRVFEAVAAAGVPALVHASSVGAYSPGPKDRTVDESWPTHGWPDAAYCREKAYLERALDTFERDHPGTRVVRMRPAFLFQRESASEQRRIFGGRFLPGQSARPELLPFLPDIAGLRVQALHTDDAALAYRLAVHSEVRGAFNLAAEPTVDAELLGRMFGARPVRLPRTAARSALAAAWGLRLLPASPHLFDAVLRLPLMDCARARRELGWRPEHTAPEVLEQFLQGLQQGAGAPTEPMRGHKVG, via the coding sequence GTGAGCAGCAGAACGGGCAAGAGGATCGTCGTCACGGGCGCCACCGGCAATGTGGGGACCAGCGTGGTGCGCCTGCTCTCCGAGGATCCGGACGTCGCCTCCGTGCTGGGCCTGGCCCGGCGGATCCCCGAGTGGTCGCCGCCGAAGACGGACTGGTCCGCGGTCGATCTGGCCTTCGCGGAGTCCGACCTGGTGGAGCGGTTCACGGGTGCCGACGCGGTCGTCCATCTGGCCTGGGCGTTCCAGCCGACGCACGATCCCGCGAAGACCTGGCGCACCAATGTGCTCGGCAGTATGCGGGTGTTCGAGGCGGTGGCCGCCGCGGGGGTGCCGGCGCTGGTGCACGCCTCGTCGGTCGGCGCGTACTCGCCGGGTCCCAAGGACCGGACGGTGGACGAGTCGTGGCCGACGCACGGCTGGCCGGACGCCGCGTACTGCCGGGAGAAGGCCTATCTGGAGCGGGCGCTGGACACGTTCGAGCGTGATCATCCCGGGACGCGGGTGGTGCGGATGCGGCCCGCCTTCCTCTTCCAGCGGGAGTCCGCGAGTGAGCAGCGCCGGATCTTCGGCGGGCGTTTCCTGCCGGGCCAGTCCGCGCGTCCGGAGCTGCTGCCGTTCCTGCCCGACATCGCGGGGCTGCGGGTGCAGGCGCTGCACACGGACGACGCGGCGCTCGCGTACCGGCTGGCGGTGCACTCCGAGGTCCGGGGCGCGTTCAACCTGGCGGCCGAGCCGACGGTCGACGCGGAGCTCCTGGGCAGGATGTTCGGTGCCCGCCCGGTGCGGCTGCCGCGCACGGCGGCCCGTTCGGCGCTCGCCGCCGCCTGGGGCCTGCGTCTGCTGCCCGCCTCGCCGCATCTGTTCGACGCGGTGCTGCGGCTGCCCCTGATGGACTGCGCACGGGCGCGCAGGGAGCTCGGCTGGCGGCCGGAGCACACGGCGCCGGAGGTGCTGGAGCAGTTTCTGCAGGGCCTCCAGCAGGGTGCGGGCGCGCCGACGGAACCGATGCGGGGACACAAGGTGGGCTGA
- a CDS encoding ROK family protein, producing MAGRNGRTVRDLRRANRTAVLQRLYFDGPLSRFALGPATGLSSGSVSNVVADLLADGLVEEAGSVDSDGGRPRTLLRVAPGSGHMIGVDVGETRVRVELFDLTLTELARVERPLAGGRYEVEVVAAHIRQGIAEVLDTAGLAPERLLGVGIGVPGIVERTPDGGALVHGQTIGWDAVPLEALLRTGTPLPDTVPYFIDNGAKTLGQAEMWFGAGRGARNAVVVLFGSGVGASLVTPEAEQGRAVEWGHLTVRVRGRRCRCGALGCLEAYAGAESLLARWREKGGRVPDGTDEESALTAMLAAAYPPGDGEADPVALAVLEETAEYLGAGLSGLINLFQPERVLIGGWAGLALGARFLPAVRRHALAYALRHPAGKVTVGLGRLGPDAVTVGAAILPLADFFAHGGRRPHPAPEPPLPAWHTALRERAPR from the coding sequence ATGGCGGGGCGCAACGGGCGCACGGTACGCGATCTCAGGCGGGCCAACCGCACGGCCGTGCTGCAACGGCTCTACTTCGACGGCCCGCTCAGCCGCTTCGCGCTCGGCCCGGCGACCGGACTGAGCTCCGGCTCCGTCAGCAACGTCGTCGCCGACCTGCTCGCCGACGGACTGGTCGAGGAGGCCGGCAGTGTCGACTCCGACGGCGGCCGCCCCCGCACCCTGCTGCGCGTCGCGCCCGGCAGCGGCCACATGATCGGCGTCGACGTCGGCGAGACCCGGGTGCGTGTCGAACTGTTCGACCTCACCCTCACGGAACTGGCCCGCGTCGAGCGCCCGCTCGCCGGCGGGCGGTACGAGGTCGAGGTCGTCGCCGCCCACATCCGCCAGGGCATCGCCGAGGTCCTCGACACCGCCGGCCTCGCGCCCGAACGGCTCCTAGGCGTCGGCATCGGCGTCCCCGGCATCGTCGAGCGCACGCCCGACGGCGGCGCGCTCGTGCACGGGCAGACCATCGGCTGGGACGCCGTCCCGCTGGAGGCCCTGCTCCGCACCGGGACCCCGCTGCCGGACACCGTCCCGTACTTCATCGACAACGGCGCCAAGACGCTGGGCCAGGCCGAGATGTGGTTCGGCGCCGGACGCGGCGCGCGCAACGCCGTGGTGGTCCTCTTCGGCTCCGGCGTCGGCGCGAGCCTCGTCACCCCCGAGGCGGAGCAGGGCAGGGCCGTCGAATGGGGGCACCTGACCGTCCGGGTCCGGGGCCGTCGCTGCCGCTGCGGGGCGCTCGGCTGCCTGGAGGCCTACGCGGGCGCCGAGTCGCTGCTCGCCCGCTGGCGTGAGAAGGGCGGCCGCGTCCCGGACGGCACCGACGAGGAGTCCGCGCTCACCGCGATGCTCGCCGCCGCGTACCCGCCCGGGGACGGCGAGGCCGACCCGGTCGCGCTGGCCGTCCTGGAGGAGACCGCCGAGTACCTGGGCGCCGGTCTCTCCGGCCTGATCAACCTCTTCCAGCCCGAGCGCGTCCTCATCGGCGGCTGGGCGGGCCTGGCCCTCGGCGCCCGCTTCCTGCCCGCCGTACGCCGCCACGCCCTGGCGTACGCGCTGCGCCACCCGGCCGGGAAGGTGACCGTCGGACTGGGCCGGCTCGGGCCCGACGCGGTCACGGTCGGTGCCGCGATCCTGCCGCTCGCCGACTTCTTCGCACATGGCGGACGGCGTCCCCATCCCGCACCGGAGCCTCCGCTCCCCGCCTGGCACACGGCGCTGCGGGAGCGGGCACCACGCTGA
- a CDS encoding phosphotransferase family protein, producing MVDSWERARRVLERAGLDPGGLAHLRPLTGGTYNTVEELRLTDGTRYVLKIPPAAAVPGLRHERRLLVSEAEFYRSAARAGVPAPRLVSLGDDFLLMTACPGDTWDDSLTAPEQTALRTELGRRTARLHRVTGPGFGYPSGALGPLAPDWRTAFTAMVDAVLDDARRYGAWLPLPPDAVARTARSAYGALDEVTVPCLVHFDLWRGNILVDRSDGAARVGGLIDGERMFWGDPLAEFVSLALLGDIKEDEAFLSGYRESGGRADFDTPARLRLALYRAYLYLIMLTETVPRETGEDQMRWVRQAVAPELLAALDEIEELLGGNHTA from the coding sequence GTGGTGGACTCCTGGGAACGGGCCCGGCGCGTCCTGGAGCGGGCGGGCCTGGACCCCGGCGGCCTCGCCCACCTCCGCCCGCTGACCGGAGGCACGTACAACACCGTCGAGGAACTCCGCCTCACCGACGGCACCCGCTACGTGCTGAAGATCCCGCCCGCCGCCGCTGTCCCCGGCCTCCGGCACGAGCGCCGACTGCTCGTGTCGGAGGCCGAGTTCTACCGCTCGGCCGCCCGCGCCGGGGTTCCCGCGCCGCGGCTGGTGTCCCTCGGGGACGACTTCCTGCTGATGACGGCCTGCCCCGGCGACACCTGGGACGACTCGCTCACGGCCCCGGAACAGACCGCGCTGCGTACGGAACTGGGACGCCGGACGGCCCGTCTGCACCGTGTGACGGGCCCCGGCTTCGGCTACCCCTCGGGCGCCCTCGGCCCGCTCGCCCCCGACTGGCGGACCGCGTTCACGGCCATGGTCGACGCCGTCCTCGACGACGCCCGGCGCTACGGGGCCTGGCTGCCGCTCCCGCCCGACGCGGTGGCCCGTACCGCCCGCTCCGCGTACGGCGCCCTCGACGAGGTCACCGTCCCGTGCCTGGTCCACTTCGACCTGTGGCGGGGCAACATCCTCGTCGACCGCTCGGACGGAGCGGCCCGCGTCGGCGGCCTCATCGACGGGGAGCGCATGTTCTGGGGCGACCCCCTCGCCGAATTCGTCTCCCTGGCGCTGCTGGGGGACATCAAGGAGGACGAGGCGTTCCTGTCGGGCTACCGGGAGTCCGGCGGCCGGGCCGACTTCGACACCCCGGCCCGTCTCCGCCTCGCCCTGTACCGCGCCTATCTGTACCTGATCATGCTCACCGAGACCGTTCCGCGCGAGACCGGCGAGGACCAGATGCGCTGGGTGCGGCAGGCGGTCGCCCCGGAACTCCTCGCGGCCCTGGACGAGATCGAGGAACTCCTCGGCGGCAACCACACAGCCTGA